One Pseudomonas sp. B21_DOA genomic window, GCACAAACAGGTAATCGGCATCGGCCCGTTCCACCTGTTCGGCGAAGGCCCGTTGCGCCCAGCGCACTCGGTGCGCGAGGCGGTCCTCGTTGACCGGGAGGGTAGTAAAACCCGGTCCGGCTTGTTCGACGAGGGTCATCAAGGCAGGCAGGTCGCTGACTTTTACCGGACGGACAATCATGCTCCAACTCCTTGCAGGCACGGAAGGCAAACGCGGCTCACAGTGCGACCAGCCGTATCGAACTGCCATCGCTGACCTTCAGCGCCGCGCAGATGGCGGGGGTCAGGGGCAGCGGCTGACCGGGGTGATAGTCGAGTTCGGTGACCATCGCGCGGTAGTCATGCAGGGCGTCGTTGCTGAGCAGGTAACGGCCACGGGCGTCGGTCGATACTTGTTGGCGGACAATGGCGGTCTGGCTGTCAGCGATCGAGCGAATGTTCGCGGTGCGCGCATAGAGGGTCGGGCCGGCGTCGAACAGGTCGATGTAGCTGTTGGTTTCGAAGCCCTCGCGTTCAAGGATATCGAATGCTTCCTGGCCGTCCGGATGCACGCGGCCAATACAGTCCTGCGCCGCTTGCGGCAGCATCGGCACATAGATCGGGTATTGCGGCATCAGTTCGGCGAGAAACGTGCGGTTCTGCAAACCGCACAGACGTTCGGCTTCGGCGTAGGGCAGGTCGAAGAAATGCTTGCCCAGCGCATCCCAGAATGGCGAATGCCCCTGTTCGTCGCTGTAGCCGACGATCTCGGTGATCACCGCCTCGGAGAACCGCTGCGCATGCGCGGCAATGAACAGCAGGCGCGCCCGCGACAGCAGTTCGGAAAACGGTGTGCGCACCAGCGTGGCGTCGATGTGGAAACCGCGCAGCAAGGTATGCCCGCTGAGGTCATGGCACAGCGACAACGCCGGCACGCCGTGCTCGATGTTCAATTCCCGCGAAGCGCTGGTGAAATGGCGGTTGCGCAGGCTGTAGAACGGCTCCTTGAAACCGGCGGTGGCAAGGATTTCCGAGCAGCCGACCAGTTGCTGGCGTTCGAGATCTTCGAGCACGAAGAAATAGTTCTCCGGCCCCTGCGCTGCAGCGGCGCTGTCGAAAGACACGCACGACGCGGCGATTTTCTCGCGCAGGTGTTCGCTGTCATCCGGCAGCGAAGTCACGCCGATCAGGCTCTCGCGAGCCAGGCGCTGTAGCTGGGGCAGATCATTCTGCTCGACTGGGCGTAAGACCAGCATGGATGTACTCCTGTATCAAAAGGTTCGGCCCGTTCGCCGAACCTGACTATCACTGTCGGTTTCCACGCGTTGAATCGGCGGTCGCCTGATTTGTTGTCAGACGCCGCTCTTTTTCTTGTCAGCCTTTGCTCGGATCGGGCAGCGCAGTGCTGGCGCCGAGCTTGTTGAGGAAGAACAGGTACACCAGGCCCAGGGCAATCCAGATCAGACCGAGTTTCTGCGCATCGACGCCCATGTTGTACATGATGGCGGCGACGATGATGAAGCCGATCACCGGGCAGAGCAGATGGCGTACAACTTGCCCGGATTTCTGCCGACGCCAGTATTGGTTGATCACAGTCAGGTGCAGCAGCATGAAACCGCTGAGTGCGCCGAAGTTGATCAGCGAGGTGAGAATGTCCACCGCATTGAGGAACAAGTAGCAGATCAGCAGCGACAGCACCGCCACCAGATAAATGCTCAGGTACGGCGTGTTGTGTTTCGGGTGAACCCTGGCCAGCACCTTCGGCAGTTTGCCGTCGCGGGCCATGCCGAACAGCAGACGCGACACCGCAGCCTGCGAGGTGATCGCCACCGCGACGCCCCAGGCCAGTGCTGTCGCCACCGCAGTCAGCGTTGCCAGCCAGCTGCCGGCGGCGATTTCAGCGATTTCATAGAAGGCGGTGTCGGCGGACTTGAAGCCCATGCCCGCCGCCAGATCGGTGGCAATCCACGTCTGTACCACGAAAATCGTGCCCATCACCGCCAGCGTGATCAGCGCTGCCTTACCGACGCTGCGGCCGGGGTCTTCCTTGATTTCTTCGGCGAGGGTCGAGATCGCATCGAAGCCGAGGAACGACAG contains:
- a CDS encoding arginine N-succinyltransferase, which produces MLVLRPVEQNDLPQLQRLARESLIGVTSLPDDSEHLREKIAASCVSFDSAAAAQGPENYFFVLEDLERQQLVGCSEILATAGFKEPFYSLRNRHFTSASRELNIEHGVPALSLCHDLSGHTLLRGFHIDATLVRTPFSELLSRARLLFIAAHAQRFSEAVITEIVGYSDEQGHSPFWDALGKHFFDLPYAEAERLCGLQNRTFLAELMPQYPIYVPMLPQAAQDCIGRVHPDGQEAFDILEREGFETNSYIDLFDAGPTLYARTANIRSIADSQTAIVRQQVSTDARGRYLLSNDALHDYRAMVTELDYHPGQPLPLTPAICAALKVSDGSSIRLVAL
- a CDS encoding APC family permease; protein product: MEIEEFGYKQELKRSLTLTDLVVYGMIFMIPIAPFGVYGYVNAEAPGMVPLAYIIGMVAMLFTALSYGSMAKAFPIAGSVYSYAQRGLNQHVGFIAGWLMLLDYLLIPPLLYLYAAMALNHLYPDIPKVGFILAFLVSATFVNLRGITFTARMNILFLLAQLVVLGIFLFYAWNALHNGGGNGELTMAPLYHPETFNFALLMQAVSIAVLSFLGFDAISTLAEEIKEDPGRSVGKAALITLAVMGTIFVVQTWIATDLAAGMGFKSADTAFYEIAEIAAGSWLATLTAVATALAWGVAVAITSQAAVSRLLFGMARDGKLPKVLARVHPKHNTPYLSIYLVAVLSLLICYLFLNAVDILTSLINFGALSGFMLLHLTVINQYWRRQKSGQVVRHLLCPVIGFIIVAAIMYNMGVDAQKLGLIWIALGLVYLFFLNKLGASTALPDPSKG